GCCTCGCCTGCGCCAAGATGGGTCGATATAAAAATATACGGTATGAAGAAGGCGCGATTCAGTTCGCTTAAGCGTTTCAGAAGCAGAACCTGGAAGAAGGGTGCTAAACTGCAAGTTTAAAGGATGATTCCTATGACCACTGTAAAAACACCAAGATTATATACGATACCATTAACGGATGCATGGAAAAGTCCTTACAAGAGAAGGGCAAAGAAAGCAGTTGCGCTTATCCAGAAATTTGCAGAAAGACACATGAAGGCAGACCCGAAGAATGTGTGTGTTGGAACTCAGCTGAATGAAGCGATTTGGGCGCGCGGAATCAAATTCCCGCCGAGAAAAGTTAAAGTCCAGGCAGTTCCGCAGGAAATTGATGTTAAAGGCAAAAAGAGCACAAAAGTCTGGATTGAGCTTGAAGGCGTGAAACTTGAGCTTGAGAAAAAAAAGAAAGAAGCTCCTAAAAAGAAGGACGAAAAGAAAACCGAATCTCCGAAGGTGGATGTTGTTAAAGCTGAAGTTAAAACCGAATCTTCCAAAGTTGAAGAAAAGAAAGCAGAAACAATGGTTGAGGAGGAGCGAAAGCGCGGCAAAACAGCGGATTCGCGATTGAGCGACGATGAGAAGAAAGCTGAAGCGCCTAAAGCAGAGGAAAAGAAATAAATGTGATTCATATCATGAAAGCTTGAGCATGGGATGTGCTTTCAAGCTTTTCAAAATAATGTTAATGAGGATGTTGAAAATGGCTCAAAATTTTCTTAAGGTACAATGCGGAAAATGCAACAATGAACAGAAGATATTTAGCAAAGCATCAATGGATGTCAAATGCCTTGTTTGCGGTGAATTGCTTTCAAAGCCAAGCGGTGGAAAGGCAATTCTTCAGCCGAACACAAAGCTTCTGGGTGAGCTGAAAGTTGATAAATAAGTTTTGTTGTATTATCCCTTTCAATAAGGTAATCGGCAAATTCGTTCGCTCGCGCTCTCGGTTTGCAGACTATTCATATATCACGTTCAATCAGGTAGTCCGCAAATGCGCTTAAAACATCCTTTGATTTTGATTCCGGAAGTACAGAATCCACATCTTTCCAGGCATCCTTTACTATTTCTTTTGCCCGATTTTTTGCATATTCGACAGAGCCATATTTCTTGATGATGGCTATAGCTTCATATATCAGTTTTTTGTCGTTTGTGTGCATGTTCAGTATTTCAATAAGCCGCGCCTTTTCCTCTTTCGTAGCCTTTTTAAGCGCATGTATTATCATTAGCGTCCGCTTTCCTTCCGTAATATCGCTGCCGATATATTCTTTTATGAATTGGCCTTTGCCGCTTTCGGCAGTGAGATTAAGTATATCGTCCTGTATCTGAAATGCCACTCCGATGGTCTCAGCAAACCTTCCAAGAAGGAATTCCTGCTTTTCGCTTGCTCCGGAAAGAGCGGCAGCAAGCCTTGCAGACATTCGCGCAAGGGAGCCAGTTTTTCCGGCACACATCTGAAGATATTTATTTTCAGTGATTTCATCAACATTTTCAAATCCGCGATGCCAATATATGTCAACTGCTTGCCCTGCAACAGTCAGGCTTGTCAGATCTTCATGATATATTTCATATGCTCGCAATAGTATCTTATCATCGATGAAATTTCTGTTTTTCCTAAGGACGAGAGTGGGTATGAAGTACATCGCTTCTGCAGCATTTATTGCTATATCTGCTCCAAAAATTACATGCGTGCATGGTTTTCCGCGCCGCAGAGCGCTTGAATCTTCAACATCATCAGCCATCAGTGTTCCATCATGCACTACTTCAGGAATTATTACAAAATCAGAAACCTTTTCAATATCGCCATTAAGCGCTTCGGCAATCATCAGAAAAAGTGCAGGCCTCCATCGTTTTCCACCTCTGTCAAGAAGATCCCATATCGGGTTTACAATGGCATTTTGTATTGCCGAAATGCTGTATTCATAACGGGGCTTGCCTATCATAAATTCAAGAGATTTTGAATCTATTTTTCTCGGAAGGTATTTTTCTATTCTTTTATCTATGAAATGTTTTTTTTCTTTAAGAATTTCTTCTATGTCTATTTTCCCATCTTTAATCATACTCGAGATTTAACCCATTCCTTTATATGCTTTTGCCTACGTTTTCACAAAAAGGGGGAATTTTTTAACCATTTTAATTATTTTTTCCCTCGCGTTTTTTGCATCAACAGCACCTTTTGTTTCACGCATCAATTGCCCTATAAGGAAGTTCAGTGATTTTTCTCCGCCGTTTTTGTAGTCTTCAACAGCCTTTGCATTTTTGGCAAGAATTCCGGAAATTGTTTTTTCGAGATTTAAAGAGCGGTCTATTTCAGATAGGCCGTGCCTTTTTGCTGCCTCAAGCGGAGGCAGTCTGTCATCAATCATTTTCCAAAGTATGCGTTCTGCAACATCATCAGAATATTTTCCCGACTCAAACATTTTCAGAAGGTCGATAATCCATTCTTGTTTCAGGCCGGAAGTTTTCCAAGTGATGCTGTTGTAGTTGAGCGTTTTCATAAGCCTCTCAGATATCCATGCGGCAGCGATTTCTACTTTTACGGTTTTTGCAGCACTCTCGAAAAGGTTTGCAAGGTCAATTGACGAAACGATGCTTTCGGCAGTTTTCTCAGCGATTTTATATTGCTTGATCAGGCGTTTCCTCTTCGCATCGGGAAGTTCGGGAATCTGTGAGCTAATGTTTTTTTTAAATGATTCGGATACCTCAAGCTTAGGAAGATCAGGCTCGAAAATATACCCGTATTCTTCTTCAGTTTCCTTTTTTCTGAGAGCTTTTGTTGTTCCGGAAACATCATCCCATGCCCTTGTTTCCTGTACGATTTTTCCTCCGCGCGCGACAACATTTTTCTGGCGCATGTATTCAAATGCGAGCGCGCGTTCAACCTCCTTTGCTCCGGATATGTTTTTGACTTCCACGCGTTCGCCGCCGGCAATTGATATATTTGCATCGGTTTTTATTGATGCCTCAGAAGATGAATCATAGACGCCTAGATATTCAAGAACCGTCGCGAGCTTGTTGATGTAGAGGCGCGCCTCTTTAGGCGACTTGAAATCCGGTTCGGTCACTATTTCGATTAAAGGAATTCCCGAGCGGTTGTAGTCCATAAGAACGTGTTTTCCGTCGCCTCCAAGCCCGCCGACATGCACAAGTTTTGCAGGATCTTCTTCCATATGAATCCTGCGTATTCTGATTTGTTTTTTGCCGCTTTCGGATTCCATTTCTACGGTCCCATCTTTTGCAAGCGGTATTTCGTATTGTGTTATCTGGAAATTTTTTGCCATGTCCGGATAAAAGTATGTCTTTCTTGAGAAGTATGTTTCTTTTGCAATGTCGCATCCAAGCGCAATTGACACTTTTGCTGCTAATTCGAAGGCGCGCCTGTTTGCATTAGGCTTTGAGCCGGGAAGCCCAAGACATATAGGGCAGGTGATTGTATTTGGAAATGCTTCAGCTTTCATATTATGAAACGCCTTATCCTTGAGTTTCAAGCTCATCTTGCTTTCGCTTGAAGCTTTTGAACTCTTTGAGTTCAAAATTTTGAAGACTGCTGCTTCAAAATGTATCGGATTCTTGCATCCGCAGAACATTTTTGTGGTTGAGTTAAGTTGTACGTGCGTTTCAAGGCCAATCTTCACAGGGGTATCAAGACTCATGTTATCACAACAAACTAGGTTGTCTTTATTTTTAAAAGTTGTTTTTGTTTTCATTTTTTAATAATCTTTATATGTAGGAGAAAGTAAATAAATAGCATTAAAGGGATTAGTCATGCGGCTGTTTTTAAACACTAAATCTTCTAAAAGAAAGGCTCAGGCAGAAGTGATTTCAGCGCTTCTTATTGTAGGCATAACAGTTGCTGCAGTTTCTGTAGCTTATATGTGGGGCGTTCCGATGATCCAAAAGGGACAGAGTACGAGCCAGATACAGGAGGCGGAATATTTAATGACACTGATAAGTGATGGTATAACTGATGTGGCTCAGAATGGCGGGCAAAAGTCGTTATCGTTGAATCTTCAGGGTCCTTTGGAAATATCCGAAGAGGACAATACCATAAAATACACTATAATTTCTAAAAAAGCAGGCGTTGCAAGAACGGAATGGGTGCCTCTTAACGAGGATGAAACGTTTGGAATTGCTGCCACAAATCAAAGCAAAAGCATTCCAGTGTATGGTTTTGACAAAGATGCTGTTCTTCTTGCAAAGTCAGATGTTTTGGGAGATAGCGGGTTTATGGTGTATTATAATTTGGTGTTTCGAGAAGTTGATGATTTTAATACGCGGGAAGGCAGAATCACAAATATAACTGCAGCGGGGAATAACAAAGTATCAGGAGGAACTGTAAAATTAATGATACGACGAAATCCTCAGATTGTTTCACCATCACCGTCAAAGCTTGGCGGAAAGCTGATTTCAACAAAAGTTTTGCTTTCGTTGTCGTAATAAACAAACGGTGATATTATTGCCAAAAACTCAAGAAGAATGTTTGCTCGAAGAACAGGTGCGTCCGAAATCATAGGGGCTATGCTGACTTTTGCTATCGGAGTTGCGATATTGGGCGGGGTGGTTCTGATTTTCAGCGTGATGCAATCGAATGTTTTAAGGGATATTCGTCTACCTCAATCAATGGAAGTGCTTAATTATGTTGCCGCATCTTCAACAAATCTTGTTAGGATAAATGCCAGTTCATCTTATGTTATGTTAACACTTCCTAGAAAAATCGGCGATTTGGATTATATTATAACTGGAAATGAAAATGGCGATAAAATCATGCTCATAAGCTCAGAAATTTCAGCAAATGTTTCTTCACCAGCACCTTTCAGAGGGTTTTTTGAAAGCAATTATGAAAAGGTTAGGATACAATACGATGCCGGAAATATAAGTATAAGGGGTGTTTCTAATTAAAAAAATAAGGCTTAAAAACGCGATTACCGCAATTTCAAAAAAGTATTCCTTTTCTGCGAATTCAGATGGCTCTGGCGTTACAGCGAATAGACAAATTAATGCTTCTGTTTCCAGAAATACGAGCGTACCGGCTATGGGGCGGTACCCTAGAGATCTGACAAAGGGTTTTAGAAAATTGAAAACATTTGTTCAAATCTATAAAGAAAACGAAAGACTGAAATCAATGGCACCCCCTATTAATGTTTTTTTGGGTAATGCACCAGGTACGGAGGCACTTGGACGGCTTCCTATGGGCGGAGACGTTGGCGGAGGAAGAAGAACTGGAAGCGGCGGCGGAACTGTTGCTGTTTCTGCTGATGTTTTAGAGCAGCGTCCGATTGACATATCGCACATAGAAAAATCATATGTTTCAAAGCCTTACAACGATGAAGAGTTGAGGAGCTTTAATTTGCAGTATAATCTTTCTCCGTTAAATCCCAAACCGGGCGAAAAAGTGTTTTCATGGGCATCTGTAAAATGGGCTGATGAAGCAAATAGCTTGATTTATTTTGTGAATGAAGAAAAGCTTGCGGAAAGCGATTTAATACAAATAAAGAGGATAAAGCAAGTTATTGAAGAAAAAATCGACGTCTCATTCGATTCTCTTCAGACGGCGTCTGCTATATCGTATTTGAAAAAAGCGATTGATGCAATAATCATACAGTTCGGGATATTTGTGTCCGCGGACAAGCGTACACTCTATGAATATTACATATTGCGGGATTTTGTGGGTTATGGCAGGCTGCAGCCGCTCATGAACGATCCGAATATAGAGGATATAAGCTGTGATGGTATTAATATTCCTATTTTCATCTATCATAGAAACCCGTTGATAGGTTCGCTTAAGACGAATGTTGTTTTTGATACCAAGGATGAGCTCGACGACTTTGTGACGCGCCTTTCACAAAAATGCGGCAGAAGCATATCGGTTTCAGAGCCGTTGTCTGAAGGCGCGCTTCCTGAAGGCTCCCGTGTGCAGGCAACTCTTGGCACTGATATAGCCCGGCGCGGTTCGAATTTCACCATAAGAAAATTCACATCAGATCCGCTTACTCCAATGCATCTTCTTGCATCAGGCACATTGAATGAGAAGATGCTCGCATATTTTTGGTATGCTATAGAGAACAATGCGTCTATCTTGATATCCGGGCCTACTGCATCAGGAAAAACGTCGCTTCTTAATGCGCTTTCACTATTCATTAAGCCGTCGCTTAAAATCGTGACTATAGAGGATACGCCGGAACTTAAACTGCCGCATACACACTGGGTGCCGGAAGTTTCAAGGCAGGGTGTTCTGGGAATGGGCAGTAAGATGGTCGGTGAAGTAAGCATGTTCGATCTTCTAAAGGGCTCGCTGAGGCAGAGGCCAGATTACATAATAGTCGGAGAAGTCCGAGGCGATGAAGCATATGTCCTTTTCCAGCAGATGGCGAGCGGACACTCAGGACTTTCCACAATTCATGCAGATTCGATAGATAAGGTGGTTGACAGGCTCACCACACCGCCGATAAATCTGCCTCCAATGCTTCTTGAGACACTGGATTTTGTTATCTTCGTAAAGCACATAAGGTACCGGGGAAGATATGTGCGCCGCATAATGGAAGTGAGAGAAATACAGAAATATGACACAAAAGACAAAGAGATAAAGACTTTGCGCGTTTTTAGATGGTTTCCGAAAACCGATAAGTTTGATACTGATGCGAGTTCGGCGCTTTTGAAAAAAATATCTCTTGATACGGGTATAACTGAGGAGCAGGTGAAGGCCGAAATAAACAAGCGCATAAAGGTAATCAAATGGCTCAAGGAAAATAAGATAACTGATTATAGGGATGTCGGAAGGATAATAGCTGCATTTTACACGAATCCTGACGCGCTTCTTGAAGAGCTTTCGGAGCAATAATGTTCGGATATCCGAATGTTTGAATGCAGAACGAAATTAATCGATGTTTGAGAAATGGCATTTATTCCATCTGCTATAATCGGGACACGGGGGCGAATTATGGCTGAAGATTTCAACGAAAAATATATTTCAATATCCTATAGAGTAATGGGGAATTTTGTAGGGCAGTATCTTGTTGATGAGTTGAGAGACTTAAGGCCGGATATACAAAAGGCAAATATCGGAATATCCCTTATAGAATATTTATCTGTTTCTTTATTTACCTCCCTCATAGTTTTTGTTTTCCAAGTACCTTTGATTTCGATAATAATGATGCTCCTTTTGAAGTCCGTCCTGTTGGGGCTTATCTCGGGATTTCTTTTCGGGCTTTTTTGCGCAATTGGCATCTTTTCACTTTTTTATTTTTATCCTTCGCTTCGCGTGCAAGCTCGATGTAAAAAGATAAATGAATCTCTTCCGTTTGCAATGTTTTACCTTACGACAATATCCGGCTCCGGAACCCCGCCTCTTTTAATGTTCAAAATGCTTGCACAGTTCAAAGAATATGAGGAGATTTCCGAGGAGGCAAAAAAAATAGTTTATGATGTTGATATTGCGGGGATGAGTGTAACAAAAGCTCTTGAAAATGCGGCAGGTCGAACGCCTTCGAACCATTTAAGGGAAATCTATTGGGGTATAACTAATAGCCTTACAACTGGAGGTGATTTGAAAAGCCTGCTTTATGAGAAAGCAAACAGTGCTATGGAAGAGTATAAAAGAAGCCTTAGCGGGTTTACTGCAATGCTTTCAACACTTACTGAAATATATTTAACCGGTGTTGTGGTGGGCTCGATATTTTTCATGGTGCTTTCAACCATAATGAGCAGTTTTGGAAGCGACACAACGACAATAATAAACCTGCAACTGGCAGTAACATTCATACTGCTTCCGATATTATCTGTTGCGTTTATTGCGGTATTGAAGCAGATTTCGCCAGCCCATGCGATATGAAGTTAAGGGGATTTAATGGATTTTTCATCAGAAGAAAAAAAGCGCGGTATCGTAATTCGCATTTCAGTGATAGCCTTTGCCATATTCTTCGTGCTTGCAATTCTTCTTGGGCATTTTATTTCTTCACAAGCAGGCTTGCT
This is a stretch of genomic DNA from Nanoarchaeota archaeon. It encodes these proteins:
- the rpl39e gene encoding 50S ribosomal protein L39e (part of the polypeptide exit tunnel in the 50S ribosomal complex); this encodes MSKTKTHGKKMKLAKADRTASPAPRWVDIKIYGMKKARFSSLKRFRSRTWKKGAKLQV
- a CDS encoding 50S ribosomal protein L31e is translated as MTTVKTPRLYTIPLTDAWKSPYKRRAKKAVALIQKFAERHMKADPKNVCVGTQLNEAIWARGIKFPPRKVKVQAVPQEIDVKGKKSTKVWIELEGVKLELEKKKKEAPKKKDEKKTESPKVDVVKAEVKTESSKVEEKKAETMVEEERKRGKTADSRLSDDEKKAEAPKAEEKK
- a CDS encoding 30S ribosomal protein S27e, with translation MAQNFLKVQCGKCNNEQKIFSKASMDVKCLVCGELLSKPSGGKAILQPNTKLLGELKVDK
- a CDS encoding polyprenyl synthetase family protein translates to MIKDGKIDIEEILKEKKHFIDKRIEKYLPRKIDSKSLEFMIGKPRYEYSISAIQNAIVNPIWDLLDRGGKRWRPALFLMIAEALNGDIEKVSDFVIIPEVVHDGTLMADDVEDSSALRRGKPCTHVIFGADIAINAAEAMYFIPTLVLRKNRNFIDDKILLRAYEIYHEDLTSLTVAGQAVDIYWHRGFENVDEITENKYLQMCAGKTGSLARMSARLAAALSGASEKQEFLLGRFAETIGVAFQIQDDILNLTAESGKGQFIKEYIGSDITEGKRTLMIIHALKKATKEEKARLIEILNMHTNDKKLIYEAIAIIKKYGSVEYAKNRAKEIVKDAWKDVDSVLPESKSKDVLSAFADYLIERDI
- the gatB gene encoding Asp-tRNA(Asn)/Glu-tRNA(Gln) amidotransferase subunit GatB, giving the protein MKTKTTFKNKDNLVCCDNMSLDTPVKIGLETHVQLNSTTKMFCGCKNPIHFEAAVFKILNSKSSKASSESKMSLKLKDKAFHNMKAEAFPNTITCPICLGLPGSKPNANRRAFELAAKVSIALGCDIAKETYFSRKTYFYPDMAKNFQITQYEIPLAKDGTVEMESESGKKQIRIRRIHMEEDPAKLVHVGGLGGDGKHVLMDYNRSGIPLIEIVTEPDFKSPKEARLYINKLATVLEYLGVYDSSSEASIKTDANISIAGGERVEVKNISGAKEVERALAFEYMRQKNVVARGGKIVQETRAWDDVSGTTKALRKKETEEEYGYIFEPDLPKLEVSESFKKNISSQIPELPDAKRKRLIKQYKIAEKTAESIVSSIDLANLFESAAKTVKVEIAAAWISERLMKTLNYNSITWKTSGLKQEWIIDLLKMFESGKYSDDVAERILWKMIDDRLPPLEAAKRHGLSEIDRSLNLEKTISGILAKNAKAVEDYKNGGEKSLNFLIGQLMRETKGAVDAKNAREKIIKMVKKFPLFVKT
- a CDS encoding type II/IV secretion system ATPase subunit, with amino-acid sequence MGGDVGGGRRTGSGGGTVAVSADVLEQRPIDISHIEKSYVSKPYNDEELRSFNLQYNLSPLNPKPGEKVFSWASVKWADEANSLIYFVNEEKLAESDLIQIKRIKQVIEEKIDVSFDSLQTASAISYLKKAIDAIIIQFGIFVSADKRTLYEYYILRDFVGYGRLQPLMNDPNIEDISCDGINIPIFIYHRNPLIGSLKTNVVFDTKDELDDFVTRLSQKCGRSISVSEPLSEGALPEGSRVQATLGTDIARRGSNFTIRKFTSDPLTPMHLLASGTLNEKMLAYFWYAIENNASILISGPTASGKTSLLNALSLFIKPSLKIVTIEDTPELKLPHTHWVPEVSRQGVLGMGSKMVGEVSMFDLLKGSLRQRPDYIIVGEVRGDEAYVLFQQMASGHSGLSTIHADSIDKVVDRLTTPPINLPPMLLETLDFVIFVKHIRYRGRYVRRIMEVREIQKYDTKDKEIKTLRVFRWFPKTDKFDTDASSALLKKISLDTGITEEQVKAEINKRIKVIKWLKENKITDYRDVGRIIAAFYTNPDALLEELSEQ
- a CDS encoding type II secretion system F family protein, which codes for MAEDFNEKYISISYRVMGNFVGQYLVDELRDLRPDIQKANIGISLIEYLSVSLFTSLIVFVFQVPLISIIMMLLLKSVLLGLISGFLFGLFCAIGIFSLFYFYPSLRVQARCKKINESLPFAMFYLTTISGSGTPPLLMFKMLAQFKEYEEISEEAKKIVYDVDIAGMSVTKALENAAGRTPSNHLREIYWGITNSLTTGGDLKSLLYEKANSAMEEYKRSLSGFTAMLSTLTEIYLTGVVVGSIFFMVLSTIMSSFGSDTTTIINLQLAVTFILLPILSVAFIAVLKQISPAHAI